The genomic window CGTGTTCTTCGTGCTCGGCGGGCTCTTTTCCCACTACGTCGCGTTTCCCTGGACGTGGGCATTCTTCGCCAGCTTCGCCAACGACTACATGGTTTTTGTGCCGAAGGTCGACGAGGCGTTCGGCATCTATTCGAAGATGCTGCTTGGGTTCGGCGTCATCTTCGAAATGCCGACGCTCGTCTTCTTCCTCGCCCGCATGGGTGTCGTGACCGGCGGCTTCCTGCTCAAGCACTTCAAGTACGCCGTGCTCATCATTACAATCGTCGCCGCCGTCGTCAGCCCCGGCACCGACGCGATGTCCACGATTGTGTTCGCGGTGCCGATGCTGGCGCTCTACATCCTTAGTATTGCCATCGCCTTTATGTTCCAAAGGCGAAGGGACCCTGTAAAAAGTTGAAAACAAACCGCCTGTCGGTCTAAACCTTTGACACGGCTGTCCCGGAGCTCTACCATGGGATCGGATGAGGTGTAGGGTATGAAACTGTCCATGGCCAAAGGGTGCCTGAAGGCCCTGGCCCCCGGCTGTGTCGTACTGGCGATGGCCGCTCCGGCCGCTGCCCAGACGACGGCGCAGCCACAGCCGGCTCAAGCACAGCCAGCCGCGGCCACGAGTTCCACAGAGACCCGCCCGGCAACGACCACGTTTCTCGGCGATACCGGCCTGTGGAACGTGCCGACCGCGGAGGTGCTCCCCGACCGCAAGTACTCGGTGAGCGCGTACCGCGTCAATTTTGACGATACCCAGGGGTTCAGCGATATCTCGCAGTGGCCGATCACCTTCGGCTTCGGCCTGCGCAACAAGGCGGAGATCTTCGGCTCGTTCATCGCGGTGAATCGAGTCGACCGCGATATCCGGCCCCTCTTTCTCGCCGTGCAGCCCTTTGCCGGCGCCGCCGCGCCCGCCAGCCCGCTCGCGAGCACAGGCTGGAGCGGCAACGCCGTCGGCGACTTCTGGCTCGGCGCCAAGGTGAACCTCTCTTCCGAATACGACCAGAAACCGGTGTCGGAGGCCCTGCGGTTCCTGGTGAAACTGCCGACGGGGAGCGTCGACAACGGTGCAAGCAGCGGCAAAGTCGACATCGCGTTCGACGGCATCGTCAGCAAGGAATTCAATCAGCGGGTCGAACTGTCCGGCTACGCGGGCTTCATCTTCCGGTCGGAGCCCGACGCCGTGGAGTCGACGAACGGATTCCGCTGGGGTTTCGGCGCTGGGCTGCCGTCGCGCAAGTCGCTCCGCCTTACCGCGGAACTGAGCGGCGAGGCGTACTCCAAGAGCACGCTGCACACGAAAGAACAGCTCAATGGCGACGACGGCTCCTTTCTGCCGTCGGGCTTCGCGTACAACGTGAAGTCGCCGGTGCAGATCGACCTCGGCCTCACCTGGCAGCATCAGAACGGCTTCTTCGCGGGCCTCGGCTGGACGTACCGGCCGACCGTCGATACGCGCAGCCAATACCTCAGCCAGTACGGCAACGGCGCCGGCGACAAGATGGACATCGTCGGGCGCATCGGCTATCACCCGGGCGTGCGCGTCTATGTGCCACCCGCCCCGCCGGCGCCTCCCCCGCCGCCAGCCCCGACGGCGCCGCAGAACCGCCCGCCGACCGTGAAGGCGAGCTGCAATCCGTGCACGGTGTATGTCGGCAAGACGTCGACGGTCACAGCCGACGCGACGGATCCTGATGGCGACACGTTGACTTGTACATGGAGCGCGCCCGCCGGATCGCTGACCTCGCCCAACGCGCGGCAGACGCCGTGGACGGCGCCGATGGTCGAGGGTCCGGTACCGGTGACCATTCGCTGCAGCGACGGCAAGGGCGGCACGGCGTCGGACGTCGTGACGATCCAGGTCATCAAGGAAGCTGTCAAGGAGATCGTGTTCGAAGACGTGCACTTCGACTTCGACCGCTACAGCCTGCGGCCGGAAGCGGTGCGCGCGCTCGACGAGGCCGTTCGTTCGCTGCAGGACAACCCGAACCTGAAGATCACGATCGAAGGGCACACCTGCAACATCGGCACGGCGGAATACAACCTCGCGCTCGGTGACCGGCGCGCGAACGCGGTGCAGGCCTACCTGGCCAGCCGCGGCATTGCCGCCAACCGCCTCAGCACCATCAGCTACGGCGAGGAACGTCCGAAGTACGACAACTCGCGTGAAGA from Vicinamibacterales bacterium includes these protein-coding regions:
- a CDS encoding OmpA family protein; amino-acid sequence: MKLSMAKGCLKALAPGCVVLAMAAPAAAQTTAQPQPAQAQPAAATSSTETRPATTTFLGDTGLWNVPTAEVLPDRKYSVSAYRVNFDDTQGFSDISQWPITFGFGLRNKAEIFGSFIAVNRVDRDIRPLFLAVQPFAGAAAPASPLASTGWSGNAVGDFWLGAKVNLSSEYDQKPVSEALRFLVKLPTGSVDNGASSGKVDIAFDGIVSKEFNQRVELSGYAGFIFRSEPDAVESTNGFRWGFGAGLPSRKSLRLTAELSGEAYSKSTLHTKEQLNGDDGSFLPSGFAYNVKSPVQIDLGLTWQHQNGFFAGLGWTYRPTVDTRSQYLSQYGNGAGDKMDIVGRIGYHPGVRVYVPPAPPAPPPPPAPTAPQNRPPTVKASCNPCTVYVGKTSTVTADATDPDGDTLTCTWSAPAGSLTSPNARQTPWTAPMVEGPVPVTIRCSDGKGGTASDVVTIQVIKEAVKEIVFEDVHFDFDRYSLRPEAVRALDEAVRSLQDNPNLKITIEGHTCNIGTAEYNLALGDRRANAVQAYLASRGIAANRLSTISYGEERPKYDNSREETRRLNRRAALVVNLQR